Within the Nitrosococcus wardiae genome, the region ACCAAATAAGCCCCCCGATTCCACTGTGCCGGGCGCTGTTCATCGAAGATCCTCTTGCCTGGCTTAAAATTAATCAGTCTCCAAATCCAATTAAGCCAGCGAAAGGTGAATGGAAATTTGAGATCGTGGGGCGGCACGTTGTTTTTAATCGGCTCAATAGATTGGAGATAGGCCCACAGGGCAGCAATGTCTTCCGGCAGCATCCCAGTATACCAGCGATAAGGGAAAATCGGATAATAGGGGCTGCCATCAGGTCGCGTCCCTGTCATCATCGCCTGACGGAAGTCTTCCAAGGTCCAGCGGCCGATACCCGTGTCCAGATCCGGAGTGATATTCGGTGTATAAAAGGTACCAAAGTCCGTCTCCATTGCCCGGCCGCCGGCAAGAAATGCGCCATTATTTTCTACATCGGTATGACAGCTTTCGCATGCACTCGCCCGAAACACATATTTTCCCTGGGCCACAAGAGTCTCCTGTTCAGCCGCGCTAACCAGACCCGTAGCATTGGCCAGCACCCACAGGAAAAGCACCATTCTCGTCGTCATCATATTCCCCATTTTAAGCCAAAATTATGGATGCTCACGCTCACCCTTGCCACAGTCATGTTAAAGCCACTTGCCGCCGATATC harbors:
- a CDS encoding c-type cytochrome, with amino-acid sequence MMTTRMVLFLWVLANATGLVSAAEQETLVAQGKYVFRASACESCHTDVENNGAFLAGGRAMETDFGTFYTPNITPDLDTGIGRWTLEDFRQAMMTGTRPDGSPYYPIFPYRWYTGMLPEDIAALWAYLQSIEPIKNNVPPHDLKFPFTFRWLNWIWRLINFKPGKRIFDEQRPAQWNRGAYLVNHLGHCGACHTPKTFGNFIGIEFLGGSRKIPGVLPAPNITPSQKAGIGIWSQQDIVRALKRAIGPDGTPIRGPMAEYVLFGSSYLTDEDLNAMAIYLRSLPIKEQTVETVEEEIQEMLGHGD